The following coding sequences are from one Novosphingobium sp. Gsoil 351 window:
- a CDS encoding cation:proton antiporter has translation MAGEIEHTAALSDALVILGAAGLVIPAFARLRITPVIGFILIGMLVGPYGLGSLVGQYPWLYHITISNPQALAPFAEYGIILLLFSIGLELSFNRLWGMRRLVFGLGAMELLVSAALIAAALLVLGTTWQAALILGLAIGLSSTALVLPISGTQSPVGKAALAMLLFEDIALVPIIFLTGAIAPYAGEEGWGPILKTLGWGALVIGAMLVVGRYALPRLFAQAARTKSPELFLAASLLVVIVASLATGAVGLSPIMGALLAGLLIAETEYHGEVEQITAPFKGLALGVFLLTIGMGIDFAFVAERWAGLLAAISAVIVLKAVVTAVLLKLMGAGRGTATETGILMSSPSETTLIVLTAALAARLINTEAAQFWQVATAIGLTVTPLMAWGGRILAKRLEGGALPPSDALIDDAERHAVLIGFGRVGRLIGEMLNEHGQRFVAIDSNPGIIQQAAREGFPVIYGDAVRGRMMDRLGLDKAQALVITMDEPVVAARIVKNSRQRYPDLPIIVRARDVAHAAELYRLGASHAVPETLESSLQLSEAVLVDIGFAMGPVIASIHEKRDEFRAQIQHDGELAELPRLRSSKLVDRKPLPSGG, from the coding sequence ATGGCCGGAGAAATCGAACACACCGCCGCACTAAGCGACGCGCTGGTCATCCTCGGTGCCGCCGGGCTGGTGATCCCGGCGTTCGCACGTCTGCGGATCACACCGGTCATCGGGTTCATCCTGATCGGAATGCTGGTCGGGCCCTATGGCCTCGGCTCGCTGGTCGGGCAGTATCCGTGGCTTTATCACATAACGATCAGCAACCCGCAGGCGCTCGCTCCATTCGCCGAGTACGGAATCATTCTGCTTTTGTTTTCGATCGGGCTCGAGCTCTCGTTCAACCGGCTATGGGGGATGCGGCGGCTGGTGTTCGGGCTGGGTGCAATGGAGTTGCTCGTCTCGGCGGCGCTGATAGCGGCCGCGCTGCTGGTCCTGGGCACGACGTGGCAGGCGGCGCTGATCCTGGGCCTTGCCATCGGCTTGTCCTCGACCGCCCTGGTGCTGCCGATCTCGGGCACCCAATCTCCGGTCGGCAAAGCTGCGCTCGCGATGCTGCTGTTCGAGGACATCGCGTTGGTCCCGATCATCTTCCTGACCGGCGCGATCGCGCCCTACGCGGGAGAGGAAGGCTGGGGACCGATCCTGAAAACGCTCGGCTGGGGCGCGCTGGTGATCGGCGCGATGCTGGTGGTTGGGCGATACGCCCTGCCCCGGCTGTTCGCGCAGGCCGCACGGACCAAAAGCCCCGAACTGTTCCTCGCCGCCAGCCTGCTGGTGGTGATCGTCGCCAGCCTCGCCACCGGCGCAGTTGGGCTCAGCCCGATTATGGGCGCGTTGCTCGCCGGACTGCTGATCGCCGAGACCGAATATCACGGCGAGGTCGAGCAGATCACCGCGCCGTTCAAGGGCCTGGCGCTCGGGGTGTTCCTCCTGACCATCGGCATGGGAATCGACTTTGCGTTCGTTGCCGAGCGCTGGGCCGGACTGCTGGCGGCGATCAGCGCAGTGATCGTCCTCAAGGCCGTCGTCACCGCCGTGCTGCTGAAACTGATGGGTGCGGGCCGCGGCACCGCGACCGAGACCGGCATTCTGATGTCTAGCCCGTCCGAAACCACGCTGATCGTGCTCACCGCGGCGCTGGCAGCACGGTTGATCAACACCGAGGCCGCGCAGTTCTGGCAGGTCGCCACCGCCATCGGGCTGACCGTGACCCCGCTGATGGCCTGGGGTGGCCGCATTCTGGCAAAGCGGCTTGAGGGTGGCGCGCTACCCCCGTCCGACGCGTTGATCGACGATGCCGAAAGGCATGCAGTGCTGATCGGTTTTGGCCGGGTCGGGCGACTGATCGGCGAAATGCTGAACGAGCATGGCCAGCGCTTCGTTGCGATCGATTCCAACCCCGGAATCATCCAGCAGGCCGCACGCGAGGGCTTCCCGGTGATCTATGGCGACGCGGTGCGTGGGCGGATGATGGATCGACTGGGACTCGACAAGGCGCAGGCGCTGGTGATCACGATGGACGAGCCGGTGGTCGCCGCGCGGATCGTCAAGAACAGCCGGCAGCGCTATCCCGATCTCCCGATCATCGTGCGAGCGCGCGATGTGGCGCATGCTGCCGAGCTCTATCGCCTGGGAGCGAGCCATGCGGTGCCCGAGACGCTCGAAAGCTCGCTGCAGCTCAGCGAGGCGGTGCTGGTCGACATCGGCTTCGCGATGGGTCCGGTGATCGCCTCGATTCACGAAAAGCGCGACGAGTTCCGCGCGCAGATCCAGCACGACGGCGAGTTGGCCGAGTTACCCAGGTTGCGCAGCAGCAAGCTGGTCGACCGAAAGCCGTTGCCTTCGGGCGGATAG
- a CDS encoding glutaminase: protein MLELDRIVAAIAAEMKAAPDRGKVADYIPPLACVPPSKFGIAVVLADGTCHLGGDAEEPFSIQSISKVFALTLALGELGDELWRRVGREPSGSAFNSIVQLESESGIPRNPFINAGAIVVADILLGRFRPNEVIGNLLRFVRNLAGDESIAIDEAVAHAEHQTGFRNFALAYYMRSFGNIRHAVEDTLSVYFHQCALAMSCHQLALAGRYLANDGRNPSTGQNVVTSQRARRINALMMSCGHYDNSGEFAFRTGLPGKSGVGGGILAVAPGIASITVWSPGLNEKGNSQLGSLALERLTQATGWSVFEPRPDNYA from the coding sequence ATGCTCGAACTCGATCGCATTGTCGCTGCCATCGCCGCCGAGATGAAGGCCGCGCCCGATCGCGGCAAGGTCGCCGACTATATTCCTCCTTTGGCCTGCGTCCCGCCGAGCAAATTCGGCATTGCGGTGGTCTTGGCCGACGGGACCTGCCACTTGGGCGGCGACGCCGAGGAGCCGTTCTCGATTCAGTCGATCTCCAAGGTCTTCGCGCTGACCCTGGCGCTGGGCGAACTGGGCGACGAGCTGTGGCGGCGGGTGGGGCGCGAGCCTTCGGGCAGCGCGTTCAACTCGATCGTCCAGCTCGAGAGCGAAAGCGGCATTCCGCGCAACCCGTTCATCAACGCCGGCGCGATCGTCGTCGCCGACATCCTGCTGGGCCGGTTCCGGCCGAACGAGGTGATCGGTAACCTGCTTCGCTTCGTCCGCAACCTGGCGGGCGACGAGAGCATCGCGATCGACGAGGCGGTTGCTCACGCCGAACACCAAACCGGCTTCCGCAACTTCGCCCTCGCCTATTACATGCGTTCGTTCGGCAACATCCGCCACGCGGTGGAAGATACGCTCAGCGTCTATTTCCACCAGTGCGCGCTGGCCATGTCGTGCCATCAGCTGGCGCTGGCAGGACGCTATCTGGCGAACGACGGGCGCAACCCCTCGACTGGGCAGAACGTCGTCACTTCGCAGCGCGCGCGGCGGATCAACGCGCTGATGATGAGCTGCGGACACTACGACAACTCCGGCGAGTTCGCCTTCCGCACCGGTCTGCCGGGGAAATCGGGGGTCGGCGGGGGCATCCTCGCGGTCGCGCCCGGCATCGCCTCGATCACGGTATGGTCGCCCGGACTCAACGAGAAGGGCAACTCGCAACTCGGCTCGCTGGCGCTGGAACGCCTGACCCAGGCCACCGGCTGGTCGGTGTTCGAGCCGAGGCCGGACAACTATGCCTAG
- the mscL gene encoding large conductance mechanosensitive channel protein MscL: MVQEFKTFIARGNVLDLAVGVIIGAAFGKIVTSLTDDLIMPVVGLVFGGLDFTDKYVVLSGSAAPGLSLEEARKGGANVLAYGSFVSALISFVILAWVIFLIVKAANKAMPPPEAAPAGPSEVELLSEIRDELKRRA; the protein is encoded by the coding sequence ATGGTGCAGGAATTCAAGACGTTCATCGCGCGCGGCAACGTGCTCGATCTTGCGGTCGGCGTGATCATCGGGGCGGCGTTCGGCAAGATCGTGACCTCGCTGACCGACGACCTGATTATGCCGGTGGTTGGGCTGGTCTTCGGCGGACTCGACTTCACCGACAAGTATGTGGTGCTCAGCGGCAGCGCGGCGCCGGGCTTGAGCCTGGAGGAGGCGCGCAAGGGCGGAGCCAACGTGCTGGCCTATGGCAGCTTCGTCAGCGCGCTGATCAGCTTCGTGATCCTGGCGTGGGTGATCTTCCTGATCGTCAAAGCCGCCAACAAGGCGATGCCCCCGCCCGAAGCGGCGCCGGCCGGGCCCAGCGAAGTCGAACTGCTTAGCGAGATCCGGGACGAGCTGAAACGGCGCGCTTGA
- a CDS encoding LemA family protein, translating into MSASIFSRLGRFTLVIAAAAGLSACGINTVPTAEENAKAKWADVESAYQRRAALIPNLVATAKGAAASETTILTNVTQARANATAINITTDDLSDPATFEKFQNAQNQLTQALGQLRSVVENYPTLQSQARFADLMSALASTEDRIDVSRTRYNQAVQEYNTTIRTFPAVIAAKVIYGAKPLIPFKAEAGAETAPTVDFGVPAAPAPAANDNAQPATPASTAAAQ; encoded by the coding sequence ATGTCCGCTTCGATTTTCAGCCGTCTCGGCCGCTTCACCCTGGTCATCGCCGCCGCTGCCGGGCTGTCGGCCTGCGGTATCAACACCGTCCCTACCGCCGAGGAGAACGCCAAGGCCAAGTGGGCCGACGTCGAGAGCGCCTACCAGCGCCGTGCCGCGCTGATCCCCAATCTGGTCGCCACCGCCAAGGGTGCGGCGGCGAGCGAGACCACGATCCTGACCAACGTGACGCAGGCCCGCGCCAACGCCACCGCGATCAATATCACCACCGACGATCTCAGCGATCCCGCCACGTTCGAGAAGTTCCAGAACGCGCAAAACCAATTGACCCAGGCGTTGGGCCAGTTGCGCTCGGTGGTGGAAAACTACCCGACGCTGCAAAGCCAGGCGCGGTTCGCCGACCTGATGAGCGCGCTCGCCAGCACCGAGGACCGGATCGACGTTTCGCGCACCCGCTACAACCAGGCGGTGCAGGAATATAACACTACGATCCGCACCTTCCCCGCGGTGATCGCGGCCAAAGTGATCTACGGCGCCAAACCTTTGATCCCGTTCAAGGCGGAGGCCGGCGCCGAGACCGCGCCGACGGTGGATTTCGGCGTTCCGGCCGCCCCGGCGCCTGCCGCCAACGACAACGCGCAACCCGCTACGCCGGCTTCCACCGCCGCCGCCCAGTAA
- a CDS encoding YgcG family protein: MVALLRIWFAFAVAVLIGSTASAAIPPRPAGPVFDQADILPPAEEAALDQKLRAYNASTGRAVIVATVTSLDGLDEVTYGQQLAEAWGIGGKETEQGVLLLVAPKERRVRIATARGVQYDGFNDILAARIIRDTITPRFKVGDLAGGIAAGVDAIITDLNRTPAEAKAIAEAEAAAHAQGSSDGGSGIGGFIFWAFMIIVFMAVFGRGGRRGQRYGRDGGSNLPIILWGASEIARGLSQGSSSGGGFGGGGGGGFGGFGGGGGGFNGGGASGGW, encoded by the coding sequence ATGGTTGCGCTGTTGCGCATCTGGTTCGCATTCGCCGTCGCCGTCCTGATCGGCAGCACGGCGAGTGCGGCCATTCCCCCTCGCCCCGCCGGCCCGGTTTTCGACCAGGCCGACATCTTGCCGCCAGCTGAGGAAGCGGCGCTCGACCAGAAGTTGCGCGCTTACAACGCCAGCACCGGGCGGGCGGTCATTGTCGCGACGGTCACCTCGCTCGATGGACTGGACGAGGTAACTTACGGGCAGCAATTGGCAGAGGCCTGGGGCATTGGCGGCAAAGAGACCGAGCAGGGCGTGCTCCTGCTGGTAGCGCCCAAGGAACGGCGCGTCCGCATCGCCACCGCGCGGGGAGTGCAGTACGACGGTTTCAACGACATTCTGGCTGCGCGGATCATCCGCGACACAATCACCCCCCGGTTCAAGGTGGGCGACTTGGCCGGAGGCATTGCTGCCGGGGTCGATGCGATCATCACCGATCTCAACCGCACGCCCGCTGAGGCCAAGGCTATTGCCGAAGCCGAGGCCGCGGCCCACGCGCAGGGTTCGTCCGATGGCGGAAGCGGTATAGGTGGGTTCATCTTCTGGGCGTTCATGATCATCGTGTTCATGGCAGTATTCGGCCGGGGCGGTCGGCGTGGCCAGCGCTATGGCCGCGATGGCGGAAGCAACCTGCCGATCATCCTATGGGGTGCCAGCGAGATCGCCCGCGGACTTTCGCAAGGTTCGAGCAGCGGAGGTGGCTTTGGCGGCGGCGGTGGTGGCGGCTTTGGCGGTTTCGGCGGTGGAGGCGGCGGCTTCAACGGCGGCGGCGCCTCGGGGGGTTGGTGA
- a CDS encoding TPM domain-containing protein: MTVTMLSEADHDRVSAAVSAAEARSAGEIVTIVTDRSDGYWDVALAWAAVIAATALLALSLAPAFYLGLIDRMTGAWANEWTHGEIFAVALGVATLKFLGMLVIQLWQPLKFWLIPSPVKSRRVLARAITCFKVGAERRTHGRTGILIYLSMREHRAEIVADAAITSKVAPEVWGEAMAAMLPEIKAGRIADGMIAAIGRVGAVLAEHFPRAEDDTNELPDRLIEV; the protein is encoded by the coding sequence ATGACGGTCACCATGCTTTCCGAAGCCGACCACGACCGGGTCAGCGCCGCGGTTTCCGCGGCCGAAGCGCGTTCGGCTGGTGAGATAGTGACGATTGTGACCGACCGTTCGGACGGCTACTGGGACGTCGCGCTCGCCTGGGCGGCGGTAATCGCGGCGACCGCGCTGCTGGCGCTGTCGCTTGCCCCAGCCTTCTACCTCGGGCTGATCGACCGCATGACCGGGGCCTGGGCCAACGAATGGACCCACGGCGAGATTTTCGCGGTCGCGCTCGGGGTCGCGACACTAAAGTTCCTCGGGATGCTGGTCATCCAGTTGTGGCAGCCGCTTAAGTTCTGGCTGATCCCGTCGCCGGTCAAATCGCGGCGCGTGCTGGCCCGCGCAATCACCTGCTTTAAAGTCGGCGCCGAGCGACGCACCCATGGCCGGACAGGCATCCTCATCTACCTGTCGATGCGCGAACACCGCGCCGAGATCGTCGCCGACGCGGCGATCACCAGCAAGGTCGCGCCCGAGGTATGGGGCGAGGCGATGGCCGCGATGCTTCCTGAGATCAAAGCCGGGCGGATCGCCGACGGCATGATCGCCGCGATCGGGCGAGTCGGGGCGGTCCTTGCCGAACACTTCCCGCGCGCCGAGGACGACACCAACGAGTTGCCTGACAGGCTGATCGAAGTGTGA
- a CDS encoding NUDIX hydrolase, which produces MNEPEIIVWQGRFVVAKTRGKWEYVSRARNIRAAVILAVEDGHVLLVEQFRVPLDRICIELPAGLIGDDDGGENESAETAAGRELEEETGYRAARMETIGEFWSSPGMVTESFTLLRASGLTKVGPGGGTAGENITVHRVALAGLEDFLATQRVMGNAIDVRLLTLLGPKILRES; this is translated from the coding sequence GTGAACGAGCCCGAAATCATAGTCTGGCAGGGCCGCTTCGTTGTCGCCAAGACGCGGGGCAAGTGGGAATACGTCAGCCGGGCGCGCAACATCCGTGCGGCGGTGATCCTGGCAGTCGAGGACGGGCATGTCCTGCTGGTCGAACAATTCCGCGTTCCCTTGGACCGCATCTGCATCGAACTGCCCGCCGGCTTGATCGGTGACGATGACGGTGGCGAGAACGAGAGCGCGGAAACCGCGGCGGGCCGCGAGCTGGAAGAGGAAACCGGCTATCGCGCAGCGCGGATGGAAACCATCGGCGAGTTCTGGTCTTCGCCCGGCATGGTCACCGAAAGCTTCACTCTGCTGCGCGCCAGCGGGCTGACTAAAGTCGGCCCGGGGGGTGGGACTGCCGGCGAGAACATCACCGTCCATCGCGTGGCCCTGGCCGGACTCGAGGATTTTCTTGCCACGCAGCGCGTCATGGGCAACGCCATCGACGTGCGGCTGCTGACATTGCTGGGGCCGAAAATACTCCGGGAGAGCTGA
- a CDS encoding SDR family oxidoreductase has product MTGRVAGKLALVTGAAQGLGAASAALLAREGAKVLCTDINAEGAQATAAAINAECGAGTAFAQKLDVTSPEDWKAAVDVARTAMGGLSVLLNNAGIGVRGNIETCTLEEWRRGFAVNVESVFLGCQTAIPLLKDHQPGSIINISSIAGLIASDTMPGYNASKAAVWMLSKSVALYCAKNRWDIRSNTVHPTFIDTPILDGMTKSTGHPKEVIMEKLARQIPLKRVGEPSDVANAVLYLASDESRFMTGAEVKLDGGISAM; this is encoded by the coding sequence ATGACAGGCAGGGTTGCGGGCAAGCTGGCGCTGGTCACCGGCGCGGCGCAAGGTCTGGGCGCTGCCAGTGCGGCGCTGCTGGCGCGCGAGGGCGCCAAGGTGCTGTGCACCGACATAAACGCGGAAGGCGCGCAAGCCACCGCCGCTGCGATCAACGCCGAATGCGGCGCGGGCACCGCGTTTGCGCAGAAGCTCGACGTCACCAGCCCCGAAGACTGGAAGGCGGCGGTGGACGTCGCGCGCACCGCGATGGGCGGGCTGTCAGTGCTGCTCAACAACGCCGGGATCGGGGTGCGCGGGAACATCGAGACCTGTACGCTGGAGGAGTGGCGGCGCGGGTTCGCCGTCAACGTAGAAAGCGTTTTCCTCGGCTGCCAGACCGCGATTCCGCTGCTTAAGGACCACCAGCCGGGCTCGATCATCAATATCAGTTCGATCGCCGGGCTCATCGCCAGCGACACCATGCCCGGCTACAACGCCAGCAAGGCGGCGGTGTGGATGCTGTCGAAATCGGTCGCGCTGTATTGCGCCAAAAACCGGTGGGACATCCGCAGCAACACCGTCCACCCAACCTTCATCGATACTCCGATCCTTGATGGAATGACGAAATCGACCGGACATCCCAAAGAGGTGATCATGGAGAAGTTGGCGCGACAGATCCCGCTCAAGCGCGTCGGCGAGCCCAGCGACGTGGCGAACGCGGTGCTCTACCTCGCGAGCGACGAAAGCCGATTCATGACTGGGGCCGAGGTCAAGCTCGACGGCGGAATCAGCGCCATGTGA
- a CDS encoding SOS response-associated peptidase, whose protein sequence is MCNLYRMTKARDEVARLFGVPLGSIGNTPDEIYPGYPGLVVAADELRSMAWGFPLKLKDARPGAKPRPVNNTRADKLDNFMWRHSFQERRCLIPVSEFAEAEGERGRKTRTWFRLPGQPVFAVAGIWRNTAEWGLVFSMIMTEACIHVADVHDRMPVILQPEDWTDWLDGPPGGAGLLCRPYPGVMAVERTAERWVAPR, encoded by the coding sequence GTGTGCAACCTCTATCGCATGACCAAGGCCCGCGACGAGGTTGCGCGACTATTCGGCGTTCCGTTGGGAAGCATCGGCAACACTCCTGACGAGATCTATCCCGGCTATCCCGGGCTTGTCGTGGCAGCCGATGAGCTGCGCTCGATGGCCTGGGGCTTTCCCTTGAAACTCAAGGACGCCCGACCTGGGGCGAAACCGCGTCCGGTCAACAATACCCGCGCCGACAAACTCGACAACTTCATGTGGCGCCATAGCTTCCAGGAACGGCGTTGCCTGATTCCGGTGAGCGAGTTCGCAGAGGCCGAGGGCGAGCGGGGGCGCAAGACTCGCACCTGGTTCCGCCTGCCGGGCCAGCCGGTCTTCGCGGTCGCAGGAATCTGGCGGAACACCGCGGAGTGGGGTCTGGTCTTTTCCATGATCATGACCGAGGCCTGCATCCACGTCGCCGATGTTCACGACCGCATGCCGGTGATCCTCCAGCCTGAAGACTGGACCGATTGGCTCGATGGCCCACCCGGTGGAGCAGGCCTGTTGTGTCGCCCCTATCCCGGAGTGATGGCGGTAGAGCGCACCGCCGAACGCTGGGTCGCGCCGCGCTGA
- the alaS gene encoding alanine--tRNA ligase — protein sequence MTPTNDIRRSFLDYFGSAAHEIVPSAPLVPYNDPTLMFVNAGMVPFKNVFTGLETRTNPRATSSQKCVRAGGKHNDLDNVGYTARHHTFFEMLGNFSFGDYFKEQAIVHAWTLLTKEWGLDPDKLTATVYHTDDEAFDLWRRIAGLPDERIIRIATKDNFWAMGDDGPCGPCSEIFYDHGAHIAGGPPGSPNEDGDRFVEIWNLVFMQNEQAGGEIVGDLPKKSIDTGMGLERVAAVLQGVHDNYDIDLFRALIAASESLTGVAAQGENQASHRVIADHLRSVSFLLADGVLPSNEGRGYVLRRIMRRGMRHAHLLGAKDPLMHRLVPALVAEMGQAFPELGRAQPLIEETLEREEIQFRRTLANGLRLLDEETGGLGAGDSLPGETAFRLYDTFGFPYDLTEDALRARGIAVDRAGFDAAMARQKAAARAAWKGSGQAADGELWFDIAEREGASEFTGYTATEGEGRVVALIKDGAEVASADAGEAVIVLTNQTPFYGESGGQTGDAGVITGPGGLRIAVTDTAKPLGRLHAMYGTVESGRIGVGVTVHLQVDAERRDAIRANHSATHLVHAALRNRLGEHVTQKGSLVAADRLRFDFSHPKALTDEDIAAVEAEVNAEIRANQPVTTRLMSPDDAIEAGAMALFGEKYGDEVRVLGMGRTGDGGRNYSVELCGGTHVTATGDIGVFRIVSESAVSSGVRRIEALTGEGARTWLVGREETLKAVAAGLRTSPEEVEARVAALVEERKRLERELAETKKALALGSAGAAASGPTDEEVAGIKFSGQVIDGLEAKELRGLLDQAKARLGSGVAAIVAVSEGRAAIAAAVTDDLTARFSAVDLVRAGVEVLGGKGGGGRPDMAQGGGPDGAKAAEAIASVKAVLASETVG from the coding sequence ATGACCCCTACCAACGACATCCGCCGCTCGTTCTTAGATTACTTCGGCTCGGCCGCGCACGAGATCGTGCCCTCGGCGCCGCTAGTGCCGTATAACGATCCCACGCTGATGTTCGTCAACGCCGGTATGGTGCCGTTCAAGAACGTCTTCACCGGGCTGGAAACGCGCACCAACCCGCGCGCCACCTCCTCGCAAAAGTGCGTGCGCGCCGGGGGCAAGCACAACGATCTCGACAACGTTGGCTACACCGCGCGGCACCACACCTTTTTCGAGATGCTCGGCAACTTCAGCTTTGGCGACTACTTCAAGGAGCAGGCGATCGTCCACGCGTGGACGCTGCTGACCAAGGAGTGGGGGCTCGACCCCGACAAGCTGACCGCCACGGTCTATCACACCGACGACGAGGCGTTCGATCTGTGGCGCCGGATCGCCGGGCTGCCCGACGAACGCATCATCCGGATCGCCACCAAGGATAACTTCTGGGCGATGGGCGACGACGGCCCCTGCGGCCCGTGCAGCGAGATCTTTTACGATCACGGCGCGCACATCGCCGGGGGGCCTCCGGGCAGCCCCAACGAGGACGGCGACCGCTTTGTCGAAATCTGGAACCTGGTGTTCATGCAGAACGAGCAGGCCGGCGGCGAGATCGTCGGCGACCTGCCCAAGAAGAGCATCGATACCGGGATGGGGCTGGAGCGCGTCGCAGCGGTGCTCCAGGGCGTCCACGACAACTACGACATCGACTTGTTCAGGGCGCTGATCGCCGCTTCGGAGAGCCTGACCGGGGTTGCGGCTCAGGGCGAGAATCAGGCGAGCCATCGGGTGATCGCGGATCATCTGCGCTCGGTCTCGTTCCTACTCGCCGATGGGGTACTGCCCTCGAACGAGGGGCGCGGCTATGTCCTGCGCCGGATCATGCGCCGCGGCATGCGCCACGCGCATCTGCTTGGCGCCAAGGATCCGCTGATGCACCGGCTGGTCCCCGCGTTGGTCGCCGAGATGGGCCAGGCATTTCCGGAACTGGGCCGTGCGCAACCCCTCATCGAGGAGACTCTCGAGCGGGAGGAAATCCAGTTCCGGCGGACGCTGGCCAATGGGTTGCGCTTGCTCGACGAGGAGACCGGTGGGTTAGGCGCGGGTGACAGCCTTCCGGGGGAGACCGCGTTCCGCCTCTACGACACCTTCGGCTTCCCCTATGACCTGACCGAAGACGCCCTGCGAGCACGCGGGATCGCGGTAGATCGAGCGGGCTTCGATGCGGCGATGGCGCGGCAGAAGGCGGCGGCGCGCGCGGCGTGGAAGGGCAGCGGCCAGGCCGCGGACGGCGAGCTGTGGTTCGACATCGCCGAGCGGGAAGGGGCAAGCGAATTCACCGGCTACACCGCGACCGAGGGCGAGGGCCGGGTGGTCGCGCTGATCAAGGACGGTGCCGAAGTCGCCTCCGCTGACGCGGGCGAAGCCGTGATCGTCCTAACCAACCAGACCCCGTTCTATGGCGAAAGCGGCGGCCAGACGGGCGATGCGGGCGTGATCACCGGGCCGGGCGGGCTGCGGATTGCCGTCACCGACACCGCCAAGCCGCTGGGCCGTCTCCACGCGATGTACGGCACGGTCGAGAGCGGGCGGATCGGCGTGGGCGTGACCGTCCACCTCCAGGTCGACGCCGAGCGCCGCGACGCGATCCGCGCCAACCATTCGGCCACGCACCTCGTCCACGCCGCGCTGCGCAACCGGCTCGGCGAGCATGTGACGCAAAAGGGCTCGCTGGTCGCCGCCGACCGTCTGCGCTTCGATTTTTCGCACCCCAAGGCGTTGACGGACGAGGACATCGCCGCAGTCGAGGCCGAGGTTAACGCTGAAATCCGCGCCAACCAGCCGGTCACCACCCGACTGATGAGCCCGGACGATGCGATCGAGGCCGGCGCGATGGCGCTGTTCGGCGAGAAGTACGGCGACGAAGTCCGCGTACTCGGGATGGGCCGCACTGGCGATGGCGGGCGCAACTATTCGGTCGAACTGTGCGGCGGCACGCACGTCACCGCGACCGGCGATATCGGGGTGTTCCGGATCGTATCCGAGAGCGCGGTCAGCAGCGGCGTTCGTCGGATCGAGGCGCTCACCGGCGAGGGAGCGCGGACGTGGCTGGTCGGGCGTGAGGAAACACTGAAGGCGGTGGCGGCAGGCCTGCGCACGTCGCCCGAGGAGGTCGAGGCGCGCGTCGCCGCGCTGGTCGAGGAACGCAAGCGGCTCGAACGCGAGCTGGCCGAGACGAAGAAGGCGCTGGCACTGGGTAGTGCGGGCGCTGCCGCGTCCGGACCGACTGACGAGGAAGTCGCCGGCATCAAGTTCTCGGGTCAGGTAATCGATGGCCTGGAAGCCAAGGAACTGCGCGGACTGCTCGATCAAGCCAAGGCCCGGCTGGGTTCCGGCGTTGCGGCGATCGTCGCGGTCAGCGAAGGTCGTGCGGCGATCGCGGCGGCAGTCACCGACGACCTGACCGCCCGCTTCAGCGCGGTCGATCTCGTTCGCGCCGGGGTCGAAGTGCTCGGCGGAAAGGGCGGCGGGGGGCGGCCTGACATGGCGCAGGGCGGCGGACCGGACGGCGCTAAGGCGGCAGAGGCGATCGCGTCGGTGAAAGCAGTGCTGGCGAGCGAGACCGTCGGCTAG